From a single candidate division WOR-3 bacterium genomic region:
- a CDS encoding glycosyltransferase family 1 protein — protein MRIIARMNIGGPATHVTLLNEGLTRLGYECLLVTGMETAREGTLKDEVAARNLSMEIIPSLGREISLNQD, from the coding sequence ATGCGAATTATTGCCCGCATGAATATCGGCGGCCCTGCCACTCACGTTACTTTACTCAATGAAGGATTAACCCGTCTCGGTTATGAATGTCTGTTGGTCACGGGAATGGAGACTGCTCGCGAAGGCACTTTGAAAGATGAAGTAGCAGCCCGCAATTTGTCAATGGAAATTATTCCCAGCTTGGGGCGAGAAATTTCCCTCAATCAAGAT